The window ACGCCAGCGACACCGTAGATGATTTTTACCGCACACTGTTAGAAGATGAGCAGCATTTTCAGTCTTTGTACGCTTCCGCGAAAGCGAAACAACAACAACTCAAATACGTAGCAACACTAACTGAAAATGAAGCCAGCGTAGGTTTACAAGAAATTCCCGTAGGTCATCCTTTTTACAACCTAAAAGGAAGCGATAACATCGTTATGTTTTATACAGCGAGATATCCTGAGCAACCGCTAATTGTAAAAGGTGCCGGTGCAGGAGCAGATGTTACAGCATCAGGATTATTTGCAGATATCATAAGAATAGGAAATAACTAAAAGATGAAAGAGATAAGAATATTTGCACCAGCAACCGTGGCAAATGTTGCCTGCGGATTTGATGTTTTGGGATTTTGCCTAGATTCTGTAGGTGACGAAATGGTAGTAAGACAAGTCGCAAAAAAAGGAATAGTAATCACAAAATCTATAGGTTATGATTTGCCAACAGAAATAGAAAATAACGTGGCAGGAGTTGCTGCACAAGCCTTTATTAATGATTTTGATCCAGATCTAGGAATAGAAATTGAGATTTATAAAAACATCAAACCAGGTAGCGGTGTAGGAAGCAGTGCCGCCAGTGCTGCTGGAGTTGTAGTGGCTCTTAATGAACTATTGGGCAAACCATATAATAAAGAACAATTAACTGCTTTTGCCATGAAAGGAGAAGCGGTTGCCAGTAATTGCGAGCATGCTGATAATATTGCGCCAGCGATTTATGGCGGTTTTACATTAGTTAAATCTTGTAAGCCAGTAAAAATTCTGGAAATCCCTACTCCATCAAATTTATTTGCCGTAATTATACATCCGCAAATAGAAATAAAAACTGCCGATTCTCGTGCAGTACTTCCTCAAGAAATACCTTTAAGTCAAGCTATTGAACAATGGGCAAATGTGGGCAGTCTCATTCATGCTTTACATACCTCAGATTATGGATTAATTAAAGAGTCTCTTCATGACGTTGTGATTGAAACACATAGAAGTAAATTGATACCTCATTACGATGCTGTAAAAAAAGCAGCTTTGAAAGCAGGCGCATTGGGCTGTTCTATTTCTGGTTCTGGCCCTAGTATTTTTACTTTAAATAAAGGAAAAGCAACTGCTTTACATGTAGAACACGCCATGCGTAATGTGTACAAAAAAACAGGGATTGAATTTGAAACCTATATCTCACCTATTAACCAAAATGGAATTAAAGTTCTAAATATGTAGCTTATGAAATATTACTCATTAAATAAAAAAGCTCCTAAAACTAGTTTTGAACAGGCCGTTGTTAAAGGACTTGCGCCTGATAAAGGTCTTTATTTTCCAGAAGAGATTCAGCCGCTGGATAAGTCTTTCTTTGATAATATAGAGCAAATAAGCCGTGAAGAAATTGCATTCCAAGCTATTCAACAATTTGTAAGTCCAGAAATACCAAAAAAAGTTCTACGGCAAATTATTAAAGAAACAATTGATTTTGACTTTCCTATCGTGTCATTGAATAATGAGATTTCTACCCTTGAATTATTTCACGGCCCTACCATGGCATTTAAAGATGTAGGAGCTCGGTTTATGGCAAGATGTTTAGGCTATTTCAATCAAAATAATAAAGAAGAGATAACAGTACTTGTAGCTACATCTGGTGATACAGGTGGAGCTGTAGCTCACGGATTTTTAGGTGTAAAAGGAATTAAAGTAGTGATCCTTTACCCTAAAGGAAAAGTAAGCAATGTGCAAGAAAAACAGTTAACTACCTTAGGACAGAATATCACAGCATTAGAAGTAGATGGTGTTTTTGATGATTGTCAAGATATGGTTAAACGTGCTTTCTTAGATCAAGATCTGACCTCAAAAATGCAATTGACCAGCGCCAATTCTATTAACGTGGCACGATGGTTACCTCAAATGTTTTACTTCTTTTTTACCTATCAACAGCTAAAAAGTAAATACAAGCAATTGGTCTTTTCAGTACCTAGCGGAAACTTTGGGAATATTTGTGCAGGAATGATTGCAAAAAAACTAGGACTTCCTATTGAACATTTTATAGCTGCTAATAATGAGAATAATGTGATTACTAAGTTTCTCAAGACAAAAGAATATGTTCCAGAGCCTACTATTGCAACTTTAAGCAATGCGATGGATGTTTCTAATCCTAGTAATTTTGTACGTATTCAAGAAATTTACGATCAGGATTTTGAAGTTCTAAAAAAAGACCTCACCTCCTATTTTTACACCGACAAGGCAACCGAGAAAGCATTAATAGAAATCAAAGAGAAATACAATTATATCGCCGATCCTCATGGTGCTATAGGTTATTTAGCTTGTAAAGATTATTTAAAAGAAAATGAAAATGTTCATTGTGTTTTTCTAGAAACCGCACATCCAACGAAATTTTTACCTACCGTAGAGCGTGTTCTTAATGAGACCGTCGCACTTCCAGATCAAATAAAAGAATTAATGAATAAGAAGAAGGTAGCTATAGAAATCAGCAATTATGGTGGTTTAAAGAACTTTCTACTTTCTAAATAGACGTGAGTTCGACGTAATAATGATTGATATTCAGTAAGTTATTTTGATTTTTATTTTTATAATAAATAGAATTGAATTCTTTCAACGGTTTGGGACTTTCAACCACTCCTGATTGCATCGTCGCTGGTGCGGCGAGGTCAATCTGTCCTCGCCTTTTCTAAAGCGAGGAGTTGAACATCAATATTTTAAACTTTAAATGTCTAGTATTCTTATATCGAACTCACGTTAAATAGTTAAGTTAAGAGCAAAAAAAAAGAGAGGACTTCTCCTCTCTTTCTAAGCGATCTCCACCGCTTTATTTTAATAAACAACTTTGTCTTTTAACTAATTTGCTTATTTACTTAAACCGATACAAATATAACAGAATTGCTTAGTTCATCTACTAAAAAAGACGGTCTTTGAACGATGAAACACTCTATTAAACTACAAGTGTTTGATTTTAAACTATTTATAAAAAACCGTTAAACTGTATTTCGTCGATAAAATATTTTCTGATAAAAAATGAATGCTTATTGAAGTGAGAAACTACTTATTTTGTTTCGGCCCGCAAGATATCCTTCATTTCGATTGATCATTCTTACGGTATAGAAACCTTCTTCAGTAAGCTTTATCCAGTCATCACCTTGAGAACCGCTCCACCATATTCCCTCAGATCCTACGGCAAACAATTCTTTACCATCTGTTTCCGGAACAAAAACAATATCACTACAGTAACCAGGACCATTACCAGAACTCATAAGCTTCCAGTTTTTCCCACCATCAAAGGTTATTGCTTTGTTATAAAGATTATCTTCCTTCTTATTCCAGTCACCTCCTATCATAATACCACGCTTCTCATCTATAAAATCTATAGCAAATATTCCTGCCATTTGACTTCCTGCAATCATAGGCGTAGCATATTCTTCCCAGGTAGAACCGCGATCCTTACTATGTAAGATGCGTGCAGCAGCTCCACCAGTGGCCAGCCATACATTATCCTTATAGATAGAAATATTAGAATTACTTGCTGCAAAGGCTGCCTCATCTTTTATAAATTCTGGTAGATAAGTACACTTGCACTTTGCCCAGCTTTCTCCGCCATCAAAAGTTTTAATTACTGATAAGCAGTCTTCTGTAGGATCACCAAAAGCAATTCCTTCTTGATCGTTCCAAAATTTCATACTGTCATAAAAAACACGCTCTTCTACCTCAGTATAAACCAGTTTTACGTCATTGTTTGCATGTGTAATTTTATATACTAATGCAGGATTACCAGCACTTAAGATGTAAGTATATTGGTCGGTAACAGCAATAGACCTGTATTCGATGTTTTCATTTTCATCAAAGGTTACCTTCGACATTTCTACCTTTCCTGTTGTTGCATCTATCCTACCATATTGCCCATTATTTCCAGAAAACCAGTAGTCGCCATCACCATAGTCAAGCGCTCTTATACTTATAGTGTCCGTTAAAACTTCAGTCATTTCTATTGTGACGTCGTTTCTACTTTCTTGTTTGTCCTCCTTTTGCTCAGAAGTTTCAGTGTTTTCTTTACAAGCTGTGCTCAAAACAATTAGAGCAAAAAATAAAATTTTCTTCATGCAGTAAAAATAAGTTAGAAAAAGTAAATAGGATGGTGGAGATCTCGCTTTCGCGAAAGCGAAATTCTTATAGAAATTAATAGAAAAATAATATCCCTTCTCATGAGTTCCATAGGAATAAACGTATTTTTGCAAAATGAGATTTCACCATAATTTAGTGCTCGCAACCGTTGATGCTTTGCACAATATATTTAACGACGGTAAGTATGCCGATCAAGCTATTCAAAAGATTTTAAAAAGAGATACTCGATGGGGTTCTAGAGATAGAGGTTTCATTGCAGAAACTACTTATGATATTGTAAGATACAAGAGGCTTTTTGCCTCTATTGCAAAGGTAAGTGAACCTTTTAATAAACAAGACCTATGGAGACTAACTAGTGTATGGATCGTGCTAAAAGGTCATGATTTACCAGCTTGGGAAGAATATTTCAACACACCAGTAAGACGCATAAAAGGTGGACTGGACGAAGTGCGCAATAATCGTAAAATGCGAGAATCTATTCCAGACTGGCTAGATGAAATGGGCGTTGAAGAGCTAGGAAACATTTGGGAGCAAGAAATAACAGCTTTAAATGAACAAGCTCCTGTAGTACTACGAGCAAATACATTAAAAACTGATGTTGCGACATTAAAGGAGAAACTTATTGCTGAAGAAATTCTAACAACGACTCATGAGCGTTTTCCTGATGCTCTTGTTTTAAATGAACGTGCAAATGTTTTCCGCACGAAGTTGTTCACCGATGGTTTTTTTGAAGTTCAAGATGCTGGTTCGCAACTTATTGCGGCATATCTAGAGCCGAAACCAGGAGAACGTATAATGGATGCCTGCGCTGGTGCTGGTGGTAAAGCATTACATCTTGCTGCTATGATGGAAAACAAAGGTCAAATCATTGCGACTGACATCTATCAAAGCAAATTGAATGAATTAAAAAGACGCACACGTCGTGCAGGAGTGCACAATGTGGAAACACGTTTGATCGATTCTACAAAGGTGATTAAAAAACTGCAAAATAAAATGGATGGTATACTAATAGACGCGCCATGTAGCGGTTTAGGAGTATTAAGACGTAATCCCGATGCCAAATGGAAATTACAACCAGAGTTTATTGAAAATATTAAAGAAACGCAGCAAGAGATTTTACAATCATACAGTCGTGTGGTAAAATCTGGAGGAAGAATGGTTTATGCTACATGTTCTATTTTTCCTTCGGAAAACGAGATGCAAGTGGAAAAATTTTTGAAATCAGAAGCTGGAGCTGACTTTGAATTAGAAGATTCTCAAACTTTATATGCTCATAGAGACGGTTTTGACGGTTTCTTTATGGCAAGAATGAAGAAAAAATAATTACCATCTACTTTTAAATGTAATCATCTAAAATTTCTTAAGACTAAGGAATTTACAATAAACACATATGAAGAATATTACCCTATTGTTCTTATTACTATCTGTAATGGGAATTGCTCAAATTCCGCCAGGATATTATAATAGCGCTAATGGACTCACAGGATATCAGCTAAAGTCAGAATTAAGCAACATTATCTCTACTGGCTATAACGGGCAAAGCTATGGTTCTTTAATCACTCTCTATAATACGTCAGATAACGATGAGTATTTTGATAATGGTACACAAACGAATACAATTCTTGATATGTATTCTGAGAATCCCAATGGACCAGATCCTTATAATTGGGTCATAGGTGTGAATGCAAACTGTGGTAATTTTAATAGTGAAGCAGACTGTTATAATCGAGAACATATTTATCCGCAGGGTTTCTTTAGTCAGAATGAGCCTATGCGCAGCGATGCTCACCACGTTATTCCTACTGATGGATGGGTTAATGGAGGAAGAAGTAATTTGCCTTTTGGAGAAGTAAATCCTAATGGTGCATCGATTACCACTTATATGAATGGTAGTAGAAAAGGTCCTTCTATAACGACAGGTTTTAATGGACAAGTATTTGAACCTCTAGACGAATTTAAAGGTGATATCGCTAGAATGTTGCTCTATTTTGCCACGCGTTATGAAAATAATATCAATGATTCTGGTTGGGATGCAGCAAACGCAAGTGCTAACAATCCAAGAGAT is drawn from Nonlabens dokdonensis DSW-6 and contains these coding sequences:
- a CDS encoding WD40/YVTN/BNR-like repeat-containing protein is translated as MQKYVYSYGTHEKGYYFSINFYKNFAFAKARSPPSYLLFLTYFYCMKKILFFALIVLSTACKENTETSEQKEDKQESRNDVTIEMTEVLTDTISIRALDYGDGDYWFSGNNGQYGRIDATTGKVEMSKVTFDENENIEYRSIAVTDQYTYILSAGNPALVYKITHANNDVKLVYTEVEERVFYDSMKFWNDQEGIAFGDPTEDCLSVIKTFDGGESWAKCKCTYLPEFIKDEAAFAASNSNISIYKDNVWLATGGAAARILHSKDRGSTWEEYATPMIAGSQMAGIFAIDFIDEKRGIMIGGDWNKKEDNLYNKAITFDGGKNWKLMSSGNGPGYCSDIVFVPETDGKELFAVGSEGIWWSGSQGDDWIKLTEEGFYTVRMINRNEGYLAGRNKISSFSLQ
- the thrC gene encoding threonine synthase, whose translation is MKYYSLNKKAPKTSFEQAVVKGLAPDKGLYFPEEIQPLDKSFFDNIEQISREEIAFQAIQQFVSPEIPKKVLRQIIKETIDFDFPIVSLNNEISTLELFHGPTMAFKDVGARFMARCLGYFNQNNKEEITVLVATSGDTGGAVAHGFLGVKGIKVVILYPKGKVSNVQEKQLTTLGQNITALEVDGVFDDCQDMVKRAFLDQDLTSKMQLTSANSINVARWLPQMFYFFFTYQQLKSKYKQLVFSVPSGNFGNICAGMIAKKLGLPIEHFIAANNENNVITKFLKTKEYVPEPTIATLSNAMDVSNPSNFVRIQEIYDQDFEVLKKDLTSYFYTDKATEKALIEIKEKYNYIADPHGAIGYLACKDYLKENENVHCVFLETAHPTKFLPTVERVLNETVALPDQIKELMNKKKVAIEISNYGGLKNFLLSK
- a CDS encoding homoserine kinase, which codes for MKEIRIFAPATVANVACGFDVLGFCLDSVGDEMVVRQVAKKGIVITKSIGYDLPTEIENNVAGVAAQAFINDFDPDLGIEIEIYKNIKPGSGVGSSAASAAGVVVALNELLGKPYNKEQLTAFAMKGEAVASNCEHADNIAPAIYGGFTLVKSCKPVKILEIPTPSNLFAVIIHPQIEIKTADSRAVLPQEIPLSQAIEQWANVGSLIHALHTSDYGLIKESLHDVVIETHRSKLIPHYDAVKKAALKAGALGCSISGSGPSIFTLNKGKATALHVEHAMRNVYKKTGIEFETYISPINQNGIKVLNM
- a CDS encoding RsmB/NOP family class I SAM-dependent RNA methyltransferase; the encoded protein is MRFHHNLVLATVDALHNIFNDGKYADQAIQKILKRDTRWGSRDRGFIAETTYDIVRYKRLFASIAKVSEPFNKQDLWRLTSVWIVLKGHDLPAWEEYFNTPVRRIKGGLDEVRNNRKMRESIPDWLDEMGVEELGNIWEQEITALNEQAPVVLRANTLKTDVATLKEKLIAEEILTTTHERFPDALVLNERANVFRTKLFTDGFFEVQDAGSQLIAAYLEPKPGERIMDACAGAGGKALHLAAMMENKGQIIATDIYQSKLNELKRRTRRAGVHNVETRLIDSTKVIKKLQNKMDGILIDAPCSGLGVLRRNPDAKWKLQPEFIENIKETQQEILQSYSRVVKSGGRMVYATCSIFPSENEMQVEKFLKSEAGADFELEDSQTLYAHRDGFDGFFMARMKKK